Part of the Salinimonas lutimaris genome, AGCGCAGCATCAATAATCAGCAACCGCGGTAATTCCGGCATGCTCGCCTGCTGTGCCTGTTTCAGGCTGGGATAAATCAGACATTGCATAACCCCGGCATGGGCTGAGGCCAGCGCTTGGAGTTGCTGGCGATGGGAGGGGTTGTCAGTCACCAGCACAATGGTTACCAGCGGCAATAACGGATCAGGGATACAGGTCACCTCAGGTACGGTGGCAGCGCCCGCCTGCTGATACTGCGCAAGCTTCTGCTCCCACTGCGAACCGGTGACTGATGTCATTATCTTGCAGCCATCATGCTTTTTGTCAGACGCAGGCGTTTTGCCAGTAAAGCGCTGGAAGCATGTGCCTGGTTTTTCTCAGCAAACGTAAACATATCATCGCCGTTACATACGAGCCCTTTTTGCAAAGCCCGGTAACTCACCCCACTGTTCTTAACAGCCATATGTAAGCGCAAGGGTTTGTTGTCACGGATGGCGGTACAGATTTT contains:
- a CDS encoding DUF3718 domain-containing protein → MLTLLNQTKRLLGIAVLTAGSFTVAGQAQAAYPAHMESDLVKICTAIRDNKPLRLHMAVKNSGVSYRALQKGLVCNGDDMFTFAEKNQAHASSALLAKRLRLTKSMMAAR